One region of Drosophila subobscura isolate 14011-0131.10 chromosome J, UCBerk_Dsub_1.0, whole genome shotgun sequence genomic DNA includes:
- the LOC117894673 gene encoding uncharacterized protein LOC117894673 — MPSKKITRPLKWHRKVTTIKKWNDEEIRTMLTYIAKNGNIEKPTAKKYYTKLMDETKISGTWNTFKCKLRYLKGTLQKANTWMKTKGAEVDDPARVRETLLQLCPHYDQLVDMFGADFNFESSMSNSVWNTNYHHPRSIFSNDDSLNAEYLKSESGSSMDPIDCSESVYETELNNHQNGIEEPQKPRTDAAKRIVEFDYKEALLQLEVEKFQWLKEKELRMMKFEEKKFETATELRKLELQQEERIAMYEIKMKYKDK; from the exons atgcCTTCAAAAAAAATCA CAAGACCACTTAAATGGCATAGGAAAGTGACAACAATAAAGAAATGGAACGATGAGGAAATAAGAACTATGCTAACATACATTGCGAAGAACGGGAACATCGAG AAACCCACGGCAAAGAAGTACTACACGAAGCTGATGGACGAAACCAAGATAAGCGGCACCTGGAACACATTCAAATGCAAACTGAGATATCTAAAAGGCACTCTGCAGAAGGCAAACACCTGGATGAAGACGAAAGGTGCTGAGGTAGATGATCCAGCCAGAGTTAGAG AGACCTTGCTGCAATTGTGCCCGCACTATGATCAGTTGGTTGACATGTTTGGCGCCGATTTCAATTTCGAATCTTCCATGAGCAACAGCGTGTGGAACACCAACTACCACCATCCGCGCTCCATTTTCAGCAACGACGACTCGCTGAATGCGGAGTATCTGAAAAGCGAAAGCGGTTCGTCCATGGATCCCATCGACTGCTCTGAATCCGTATATGAAACTGAGCTGAATAATCACCAAAATGGTATCGAGGAACCCCAAAAGCCGCGCACCGATGCTGCGAAGAGAATCGTTGAGTTCGACTACAAGGAAGCCTTGCTGCAGTTGGAGGTGGAGAAGTTCCAGTGgctgaaggagaaggagctgagAATGATGAAGTTTGAGGAGAAGAAATTCGAGACAGCCACTGAGCTGAGAAAActcgagctgcagcaggaggaaagAATTGCGATGtatgaaatcaaaatgaaatataagGATAAATAG
- the LOC117893106 gene encoding trafficking protein particle complex subunit 12 has protein sequence MSNKSNLSEYFANDPPSFFDELTNKPKQPKEISAESIVSGSGGNSNNMLSSTFAGFFQPPEFVETPEVEEPIKVTDEVRNLWELPRENDHSKLIMPGIHLQHDLPDPISVAVTQHLGEAELANRKILGVDDVTQDERGLRNLIHAGCLRTAVNLTGRLLTVYGQGYGRAGQPAKHSPHSLQLWFTRLALLAKLGEFELLQNEAEPFGQLTAPDVFYDFYPEMYNGKSGSIACFSFRLLLAELPIYMGKPHIALDRLSELHVTSTEIKQHFIQLQNKTAEEFWQKRCERVLHSIINCGLMMKKFSMIDDIMDGTLLKRSNLSKDDQRSLYSAWGRIYLQIGDIFGAEQKFAVSRRLREMNSAPDLRDLMDKGLIAVAKNDFPEAYLIFQKALHLDSGNTLILNNMGVCLLYAGKLKDAINLYEHAINQNPQRSLNESLLVNLSTLYELESNNSKAKKFNLLRLINRYKPDLNISIEICLKLQTIN, from the exons ATGTCAAATAAATCTAATCTTAGCGAATACTTTGCTAATGATCCACCGAGTTTTTTTGACGAGCTGACGAATAAGCCAAAGCAGCCCAAGGAGATCTCTGCAGAAAGTattgtcagtggcagtggcggtaacagcaacaatatgTTGTCGAGCACATTCGCAGGTTTCTTTCAACCTCCCGAGTTTGTGGAAACACCTGAGGTGGAGGAACCAATTAAAGTCACCGACGAGGTCCGCAATTTGTGGGAGCTGCCCCGTGAAAATGAtcacagcaaattaattatgccCGGCATACATCTACAACACGATCTG CCCGATCCCATAAGTGTTGCAGTGACCCAGCACCTGGGGGAAGCTGAGTTGGCGAACCGTAAGATCCTCGGCGTGGACGATGTCACCCAAGACGAGCGCGGCCTGCGAAACCTTATTCACGCCGGCTGCCTCCGCACGGCAGTTAATTTGACTGGCAGACTATTGACAGTCTACGGCCAGGGCTATGGACGTGCCGGACAACCAGCCAAGCATTCACCCCACTCGCTGCAGCTGTGGTTCACTCGACTGGCGCTGCTGGCGAAGCTGGGCGAATTCGAACTGCTGCAGAACGAGGCGGAACCCTTCGGACAGCTCACAGCACCCGATGTCTTCTACGACTTCTATCCCGAGATGTACAATGGAAAAAGTGGATCCATAGCGTGTTTCTCgttccgcctgctgctcgcCGAGCTGCCCATTTACATGGGAAAGCCACACATAGCCCTGGACAGGCTGTCGGAGCTGCATGTGACCAGCACCGAGATCAAGCAGCACTTTATACAGCTGCAGAACAAAACCGCGGAGGAATTCTGGCAAAAGCGATGCGAGAGGGTCTTGCATTCGATTATAAACTGTGGGCTGATG ATGAAGAAATTCAGTATGATTGATGATATAATGGATGGAACCCTCTTGAAACGCTCCAACCTGAGCAAGGATGACCAGCGTTCTCTGTACTCGGCCTGGGGTCGCATTTATCTGCAAATCGGGGACATATTTGGCGCTGAGCAAAAGTTTGCCGTCTCCCGGCGACTGCGAGAAAT GAACTCGGCGCCCGATCTGAGGGATCTTATGGACAAGGGCTTAATAGCCGTGGCCAAAAATGACTTTCCCGAAGCGTATTTGATATTTCAAAAGGCCTTGCACTTGGACTCCGGCAATACGTTGATCCTGAACAACATGGGCGTGTGCCTACTATACGCTGGCAAGCTCAAGGATGCCATTAATCTGTATGAGCATGCCATTAACCAGAATCCCCAGAGATCCCTGAACGAGAGCCTGCTGGTTAACCTGTCGACGCTATACGAGCTGGAGTCCAACAACTCAAAGGCGAAAAAGTTCAATTTGCTGCGATTGATTAACAGATACAAGCCGGATCTCAACATTAGCATAGAAATTTGCCTTAAATTACAGACAATCAACTAA
- the LOC117893105 gene encoding mRNA (2'-O-methyladenosine-N(6)-)-methyltransferase translates to MAANNSNSNIHNMGPGTGAGLPQSVIASTGTPLGPSPSATSSASQSAWDQLTASASNNMSPSPTAGAPTVTGPILSDAPPSLGSGHMSAGSSPVASCSSPSTPTKTHAPSPLESMAHTPQGPPTLGPGPGGYGEELTAELVNQGWRKFWSKRENRPYYWNKVTGESLWEMPGTRPFDPLTDPLGICHAGGATPIPPHMQQQQQQHHHHLKRRPSDDMHVHPNQQHQHHGGGGPPMKKFVLAGPWDLEVCTNAVIVERPPTLLPQPHPEVEALRAALSMKLLKTYEDLCMRRENIKAPRDSFNRWLMERKVIDTGCDPLLPSNCKPEISSAMYREIMADIPIKLVKPKFTGDARKQLSRYAEAAKQIIESRSAPPESKKVVKWNVEDTFQWLRRTVGASYEDFQDRLAHLKRQCEPHLVETVKSSVETLCVKIYHMSADHSRKIRERHLQLLKDHGIPEPTPPPPPPHLKKVWCYPIQFAVPSPRMPAIEYLQDRDHMIIKYTPAAINQPDAQYINLTYLQKLEQLYRHNCFDDKKFDLFIGRVWCLLKRYQTFLGNSLNSSQEAEITQAALPVPVFECLHRHFGVSFECFASPFNSYFRQYCSAFADTDAYFGSRGPFLEFKPVSGSFQVNPPHCEELIEASLVHIDKLLTDTMEPLSFIVFVPEWKSISRLDESMYKRRSMVVLGMAHEYRHGYQHMLQKSEVLIKCMQGTQVVWLQNSAGYARWGPNENRVEALREAFRPQRDRERERMAVAAASSHPSQQSPAATPPPSTSGAATGAASTPTTSSTANSGSASNATAITTSASSNSIPSPASSSSILTPLSPHTPTGNPPPQFPPTISNTSNSSNLVAASPTMSVQSDCSSPSSSTMSLSPAPASGGYPDGGTSATAAAVSITATASTSAAGTASAFGQATSINSSASTQAAINSAV, encoded by the exons ATggcagccaacaacagcaatagcaatatACACAATATGGGGCCGGGGACGGGCGCGGGATTGCCGCAATCCGTGATAGCCTCCACGGGTACCCCCCTGGGGCCGTCTCCGTCAGCCACCAGCAGTGCCTCACAGAGTGCCTGGGACCAGCTGACGGCGAGTGCCTCCAACAATATGTCGCCTTCGCCCACAGCTGGTGCGCCCACGGTGACGGGGCCGATTTTAAGCGATGCCCCTCCCTCCCTGGGGTCTGGTCACATGAGTGCCGGCAGCTCGCCAGtggccagctgctcctccccctCAACGCCGACAAAGACGCACGCTCCATCGCCCCTGGAGAGCATGGCCCACACCCCACAAGGGCCACCCACGCTGGGTCCGGGTCCGGGAGGTTACGGTGAGGAATTGACTGCCGAACTGGTGAATCAGGGCTGGCGCAAGTTCTGGTCCAAGCGGGAGAATCGTCCGTACTACTGGAACAAGGTGACTGGCGAATCGCTGTGGGAAATGCCCGGCACGAGACCGTTCGATCCACTCACGGATCCCCTGGGGATTTGCCATGCTGGCGGGGCCACGCCAATTCCTccacacatgcagcagcaacagcagcagcaccaccatcatcTGAAGCGAAGGCCTTCTGATGACATGCACGTCCATCCGaatcagcagcaccagcaccacggGGGCGGTGGACCGCCCATGAAAAAGTTCGTCCTGGCCGGACCCTGGGACCTAGAGGTGTGCACCAATGCGGTTATTGTAGAGCGTCCGCCCACATTGCTGCCCCAGCCACATCCAGAGGTTGAGGCACTGAGAGCAGCTCTAAGCATGAAACTGCTGAAGACCTACGAGGATCTGTGCATGCGCAGGGAGAACATCAAGGCGCCGAGGGACTCGTTCAATCGCTGGCTGATGGAGCGCAAGGTGATCGATACCGGATGCGATCCGCTGCTGCCCAGCAACTGCAAGCCCGAGATATCCAGCGCCATGTACCGCGAGATCATGGCAGATATACCCATAAAGCTGGTGAAGCCCAAGTTCACGGGTGATGCCCGGAAGCAGCTCTCCCGTTACGCTGAGGCGGCCAAGCAGATCATTGAATCCAGATCAGCGCCGCCCGAGTCGAAGAAGGTGGTCAAGTGGAATGTGGAGGACACGTTCCAGTGGCTGCGGCGCACTGTGGGAGCCAGCTACGAGGATTTCCAGGATCGCTTGGCCCACTTGAAGCGTCAGTGCGAGCCGCATCTGGTGGAGACGGTCAAGAGTTCGGTGGAGACGCTTTGCGTGAAGATCTATCACATGTCCGCGGATCATTCCCGCAAGATACGGGAGCGGCACCTGCAGCTGTTGAAGGATCATGGCATACCGGAGCCAACgcctccaccaccgccgccgcaccTGAAGAAGGTCTGGTGCTATCCCATTCAGTTTGCAGTGCCCTCGCCCCGCATGCCGGCCATCGAATATCTGCAGGATCGCGATCACATGATCATCAAGTATACGCCCGCAGCCATCAATCAGCCGGATGCCCAGTACATCAACCTCACCTATCTGCagaagctggagcagctgtaCCGCCACAACTGCTTCGACGACAAGAAGTTCGATCTGTTCATTGGCCGCGTGTGGTGCCTGCTGAAGCGCTACCAGACCTTCCTCGGCAACTCATTGAACTCCTCGCAGGAAGCGGAGATCACCCAGGCGGCCTTGCCAGTGCCGGTGTTCGAGTGCCTTCATCGTCATTTCGGTGTCAGCTTTGAATGCTTTGCCTCGCCATTCAATTCCTATTTCCGGCAATATTGCTCCGCATTCGCGGACACGGATGCCTACTTTGGCTCCCGAGG GCCCTTCCTGGAGTTTAAGCCCGTGTCGGGCTCCTTCCAAGTGAATCCTCCGCATTGTGAGGAATTAATTGAAGCTTCTTTGGTGCATATTGATAAACTGCTCACCGACACCATGGAACCGCTGAG cttcattgtttttgtgcccGAGTGGAAGAGCATATCCAGGCTGGACGAGAGCATGTACAAGCGCCGCTCAATGGTGGTCCTGGGCATGGCCCACGAGTACAGGCATGGCTACCAGCATATGCTGCAGAA ATCAGAAGTGCTTATCAAGTGCATGCAGGGCACCCAGGTGGTGTGGCTGCAGAACAGCGCCGGCTACGCCCGCTGGGGACCCAACGAGAATCGTGTGGAGGCTTTGCGCGAGGCCTTCCGGCCGCAACGGGATCGTGAGCGCGAACGAATGGCAGTGGCTGCCGCCAGCAGTCATCCCAGCCAGCAATCTCCTGCGGCCACGCCACCACCGTCTACATCCGGTGCGGCCACAGGAGCGGCATCAACGCCGACAACGTCCAGCACAGCAAAcagtggcagcgccagcaatGCCACAGCCATTACAAcgagcgccagcagcaacagcatccccTCCCCAGCCTCATCTTCTTCCATTCTGACGCCACTTTCGCCGCACACACCCACTGGGAATCCGCCGCCGCAGTTCCCACCAACCATAAGCAAtacgagcaacagcagcaatctgGTGGCTGCCTCGCCCACCATGAGTGTACAAAGTGACTGCTCATCGCCCTCATCATCCACAATGTCGCTTTCCCCAGCACCGGCTTCCGGTGGCTATCCCGATGGCGGAACTTCGGCAACAGCGGCTGCTGTTAGCATTACGGCCACGGCCAGCACATCGGCGGCAGGCACTGCCTCAGCATTTGGCCAGGCCACCAGCATCAATAGCTCTGCCAGCACCCAGGCAGCCATCAATTCGGCTGTCTAG
- the LOC117893107 gene encoding LOW QUALITY PROTEIN: peroxisomal membrane protein PEX14 (The sequence of the model RefSeq protein was modified relative to this genomic sequence to represent the inferred CDS: inserted 1 base in 1 codon), giving the protein MSRNNTDTGDTTIMATTSTSVQDFGASEELEPPRESLITTAVSFLQNTKVRHTTLIQKQQFLRSKGLTAHEIQLACERAGVFTQDPNNPNTVINIGSQVQALQLQPTVFGRIREIVHSTALFSGVIYAVYLFWKKFIAPYLFGKPKRKPVEEVLEDIDKKVETRTEDLNKEISVVKDLITSQQRDHAQQLNREFSNFRSDLDAIKGLLLNRKQFAXPVAPVTVPSIPAWQLASSPHHHHLHSPSDDNEKGDDAGSGSGSSETEVVTKNSDSSLEIM; this is encoded by the exons ATGTCCAGAAACAATACGGATACTGGGGACACAACCATAAtggccaccaccagcacatcGGTGCAGGATTTCGGTGccagcgaggagctggagccgccTCGTGAGTCTCTG ATAACCACAGCGGTTAGCTTTCTACAAAACACCAAAGTGCGGCACACAACGCTTATCCAGAAGCAACAATTCCTACGGTCCAAAGGTTTGACGGCCCACGAAATTCAGTTGGCATGCGAGCGGGCCGGCGTCTTCACCCAAGATCCGAATAATCCCAACACGGTTATCAACATTGGCTCCCAGGTGCAGGCTCTGCAGCTACAGCCAACAGTTTTCGGCCGCATACGGGAGATAGTCCATTCGACGGCCTTGTTTAGTGGCGTCATCTATGCGGTATATCTCTTCTGGAAG AAATTCATTGCCCCCTATCTGTTTGGCAAGCCGAAGAGGAAGCCCGTCGAGGAGGTTCTGGAGGACATTGACAAGAAAGTCGAGACCCGCACCGAGGACCTCAACAAAGAGATCTCTGTGGTCAAGGACTTGATCACCAGCCAGCAAAGGGATCACGCCCAGCAGCTGAATCGTGAGTTTAGCAATTTCCGCAGCGACTTGGATGCCATCAAGGGTCTGCTGCTGAATCGCAAGCAGTTCG TCCCCGTGGCCCCAGTGACAGTGCCATCCATTCCCGCCTGGCAGTTGGCCAGTTCGCCGCACCATCATCATCTACACAGTCCGTCGGATGACAATGAGAAGGGCGACGATGCTGGCTCCGGCTCAGGCTCCTCCGAAACCGAGGTGGTCACAAAGAACAGCGACTCCAGCCTGGAGATCATGTAG
- the LOC117894650 gene encoding peroxisomal membrane protein PEX16: MGGNKRILPTMDTLKGMLKSYEAWVASNPDVVGDFETTAKWVSYFIAGRISSSNVVSELVYTLSNMLVFYNDRIIDRARNAKENSVLRLQSKLCYRLKVTLTTLEYSEVFIEISARRLFGQTGKWLVIALIQVFKAAGRLFILRHSTSDIITSPPIASLNRRALGKQRKGAAAEVPPANDDVNLMQSQHSITFQLKRSGRIIRKVEGAPPIQYRDFKLHVENTEAAKTQIPRELLTAEYLYISKPLIHLAAMGLFGRRSWKQYMVALSMDLYSIHLYRQRRHLMSKQQKLELSRRCINLMYFLVRSPFYENYTQSRLERLLDLLARTVPMAKMVAGPLKDYIPQWQSTYFYLWST, from the exons ATGGGAGGAAACAAACGAATTTTACCAACAATGGACACGCTGAAGGGCATGCTCAAGTCCTACGAGGCATGGGTGGCAAGTAATCCGGATGTGGTGGGTGACTTTGAGACCACAGCCAAATGGGTGTCGTACTTTATAGCAG GCCGAATATCCTCCTCGAATGTGGTCTCCGAGCTGGTCTATACCCTGTCCAATATGCTGGTCTTTTACAACGATCGGATCATCGACAGGGCCCGCAATGCCAAGGAGAATTCGGTGCTGAGGCTGCAGTCCAAACTCTGCTATCGTCTAAAGGTCACGCTGACGACGCTCGAGTACAGTGAAGTGTTCATCGAGATATCGGCGAGGCGGCTGTTCGGCCAGACCGGCAAGTGGCTGGTGATAGCGCTCATACAGGTCTTCAAGGCGGCAGGAAGACTTTTTATCTTGAGACATTCCACATCCGATATTATCACCTCGCCGCCGATTGCCTCGCTGAACAGAAGGGCGCTGGGCAAGCAGCGGAAAGGGGCGGCAGCGGAAGTGCCCCCAGCCAATGACGATGTCAATTTGATGCAATCCCAGCACTCCATAACCTTCCAACTGAAGCGTTCGGGCCGCATCATCCGCAAGGTGGAGGGTGCGCCGCCCATACAGTATCGCGACTTTAAGCTCCACGTGGAGAACACGGAGGCGGCCAAGACGCAAATACCACGCGAGCTGCTCACCGCCGAGTACCTGTACATCTCGAAGCCGCTCATCCACTTGGCGGCCATGGGCCTGTTCGGGCGCCGCAGCTGGAAGCAGTACATGGTGGCCCTGTCGATGGACCTCTACAGCATCCATCTGTATCGCCAGCGCAGGCATCTGATGTCCAAGCAAcagaagctggagctgagcAGGCGGTGCATCAACCTCATGTATTTCCTCGTACGCTCCCCCTTCTACGAGAACTACACGCAGTCGAGGCTGGAAAGGCTGCTCGATCTGCTGGCACGCACCGTGCCCATGGCCAAGATGGTGGCGGGACCGTTGAAGGACTACATTCCACAGTGGCAAAGCACGTACTTCTACCTCTGGTCCACTtaa
- the LOC117894645 gene encoding LOW QUALITY PROTEIN: serine/threonine-protein kinase PITSLRE (The sequence of the model RefSeq protein was modified relative to this genomic sequence to represent the inferred CDS: deleted 1 base in 1 codon) encodes MPKPQINANRLRLTNKYVPEIYLSGSRIVCCWRGDEEHDADADSLYIQPPQASREATGSKRESKKKHSRERRRHKEREEGGGLEREHRYEYTRAREEHYHHHHHPRANNSERGAVAAAGGYPKHHLSHAAYHYPQAPLPPPPPPSAQSYVHHHHQHHQAMHLSVPRGVGARGDYHSYPSGGYHGSSRHADYPMEEPPSRRGSKYAESKDAESLEQDLRSRLLKKRHNYVKDYETEENYEHRRESRKERERGRSHKQRHERVIELLDSPELEQQTHHKSHRSSVKSLPREDFPDVSRRKINVEVDPELLARREKLLAAERENRQRKQTARDELEARRELLRERNEHSDALSPATVAASVTAGLNIVKRKQKVQESDERDIKYKKRRKPSVEEVQVIRDEEDDDEEEDGSEESDSNEDGEEEEDEESAESDTDSGSNESEDSYETKKKSKRKSSGKPAEDDEEIPLPNSPLSVGELYKSPKGQRSSRSRSAASSKNSSRSSQSSRSSRSRSKSHSHDSSMDEDEQDGTNNQHQRSPSTSTRSEERGMAQVSEEKPQTSEEKAATAKQPLRSLEEQTPCDDKGIPLPNYYPGVQGCRSVEEFQCLNRIEEGTYGVVYRAKDKRTNEIVALKRLKMEKEKEGFPITSLREINTLLKGQHPNIVTVREIVVGSNMDKIFIVMDYVEHDLKSLMETMKNRKQSFFPGEVKCLTQQLLLAVAHLHDNWILHRDLKTSNLLLSHKGILKVGDFGLAREYGSPIKKYTSLVVTLWYRAPELLLCSPVYSTPIDVWSVGCIFAEFLQMLPLFPGKSEIDELNRIFKELGTPNDKIWPGYTELPAVKNMLSQNSQFTEYPVSQLRKHFLEKTSDMGLSLLQGLLTYDPKQRLTADAALKHAYFKELPLPIDPSMFPTWPAKSELGARKAQASSPKPPSGGSQFKQLGRDEPVAAVNKLSSGIITGNKKSHGGAAATAAAVAASSASSTGFVLHAGLTQRQLAMGPGFSLKF; translated from the exons aTGCCCAAGCCCCAAATCAACGCTAATCGCTTGCGCCTGACTAATAAATATGTTCCAGAGATCTATCTCTCCGGATCTCGTATCGTGTGCTGCTGGCG CGGGGACGAGGAGcacgatgccgatgccgattcACTGTACATACAACCGCCGCAGGCCAGCAGGGAAGCCACTGGATCGAAGCGCGAATCGAAGAAGAAACATTCCCGCGAGCGAAGGCGCCACaaggagagagaagaaggTGGCGGATTAGAGCGTGAGCATCGATACGAATACACGAGGGCCAGGGAAGAGCACTaccatcaccaccatcatcCACGCGCCAACAACAGCGAACGAGGAGCCGttgcggcagcaggaggataTCCCAAGCATCACCTGAGCCATGCCGCCTACCACTACCCACAGGCACccctgccaccaccgccgccgccgtcagCACAGAGCTATGTCcatcaccaccatcagcatcaCCAGGCCATGCATTTGAGTGTTCCCAGGGGAGTGGGTGCGCGAGGGGACTACCATTCCTATCCGTCTGGCGGCTACCACGGCAGCAGTCGGCATGCCGACTACCCCATGGAGGAGCCGCCCAGCAGGAGAGGCAGCAAATATGCCGAGAGCAAGGATGCGGAGAGCCTCGAGCAGGATCTGCGGTCGCGTCTGCTGAAGAAGCGCCACAACTACGTGAAGGACTACGAGACGGAGGAGAACTACGAGCATCGGCGGGAGAGTCGCAAGGAGCGAGAGCGCGGGCGCAGCCACAAGCAGCGCCACGAGCGTGTCATCGAGCTGCTGGACAGCccagagctggagcagcagacgCACCACAAGTCCCACCGCAGCTCAGTCAAGTCATTGCCCAGGGAAGATTTCCCAGATGTCAGCCGGAGAAAGATTAACGTGGAGGTGGATCCAGAGCTGCTGGCCAGAAGGGAGAAGCTCCTGGCCGCCGAGCGAGAGAATCGACAGAGAAAGCAAACAGCTCGGGACGAGCTGGAGGCACGCCGGGAGCTGTTGCGCGAACGAAACGAGCACAGCGATGCCCTCAGTCCGGCGACAGTA GCCGCCAGTGTCACTGCTGGCCTGAACATTGTCAAGAGGAAGCAGAAGGTGCAGGAGAGCGACGAGCGGGACATCAAGTACAAGAAACGGAGAAAGCCCAGCGTGGAGGAGGTGCAGGTGATCAgggacgaggaggatgacgatgaggaaGAGGACGGCAGCGAGGAGAGCGATTCCAACGAGGatggcgaggaggaggaggatgaggagagTGCGGAAAGTGACACCGATTCGGGTTCCAATGAGAGCGAAGATAGCTACGAGAcgaaaaagaagagcaaaagaaaatcatcGGGCAAGCCGGCAGAAGACGATGAGGAAATTCCCTTGCCCAACAGCCCGCTGAGTGTAGGGGAGCTCTACAAGTCGCCCAAGGGGCAAAGGTCATCGCGCTCTCGCTCGGCAGCGAGCTCCAAGAACAGCTCCAGGAGCTCCCAGTCCAGTCGCAGCAGTCGTTCCCGTTCCAAGAGTCATTCCCACGACAGCAGCATGGACGAAGACGAGCAGGATGGCACGAACAACCAGCATCAACGTtcccccagcaccagcacgcGCAGCGAGGAGCGTGGCATGGCCCAGGTGTCAGAGGAGAAGCCCCAAACGAGCGAAGAGAAGGCGGCCACAGCCAAACAGCCACTGCGatcgctggaggagcagaCGCCGTGCGACGACAAGGGCATTCCACTGCCCAACTACTATCCCGGTGTGCAGGGCTGTCGTTCGGTGGAGGAGTTTCAGTGCCTCAATCGCATCGAGGAGGGCACCTACGGCGTTGTCTATCGCGCCAAGGACAAGCGGACCAACGAGATAGTCGCCCTCAAGCGTCtcaaaatggaaaaggaaaaggagggCTTCCCCATCACCTCCCTCAGGGAGATTAATACGCTGCTCAAGGGCCAGCATCCAAATATTGTGACCGTCCGTGAAATTGTGGTTGGCTCCAACATGGACAAGATCTTCATTGTGATGGACTATGTGGAGCACGATCTCAAGTCGCTGATGGAGACGATGAAGAATCGCAAGCAGAGCTTCTTTCCCGGCGAGGTCAAGTGCCTCAcgcagcaactgctgctggccgtggcCCATCTGCACGACAATTGGATACTGCATCGGGACCTGAAGACCTCCAATCTGCTGCTCTCCCACAAGGGCATACTCAAGGTCGGGGACTTTGGCCTGGCACGCGAGTATGGCTCACCGATCAAGAAGTATACCTCGCTGGTCGTCACTCTGTGGTATCGGGCGCCAGAGCTGCTACTCTGCTCCCCGGTCTACTCGACGCCCATTGATGTGTGGTCGGTGGGTTGCATTTTTGCCGAGTTCCTGCAGATGTTGCCACTGTTTCCAGGCAAATCGGAGATCGATGAACTTAATCGAATCTTTAAG gaACTGGGAACACCCAACGATAAGATCTGGCCTGGTTATACCGAGCTACCCGCCGTTAAGAACATGCTGAGCCAGAACTCACAGTTCACCGAATATCCCGTGTCACAGCTGCGCAAACACTTTCTGGAGAAGACCTCCGATATGGgattgtcgctgctgcagggccTGCTGACGTACGATCCCAAACAAAGACTGACGGCTGATGCGGCCCTGAAGCACGCCTACTTCAAGGAGCTACCCCTACCCATCGATCCATCCATGTTCCCCACGTGGCCGGCCAAGAGTGAGCTGGGCGCACGCAAGGCACAGGCCTCGTCCCCAAAGCCACCATCGGGTGGCTCTCAGTTCAAGCAGCTGGGCAGGGACGAGCCCGTTGCGGCCGTCAATAAACTCTCCTCGGGCATTATCACGGGCAACAAGAAGAGCCATGGCGGAGcggcagccactgccgccgctgtggcTGCATCTTCGGCCAGCAGCACGGGCTTTGTGCTGCATGCAGGACTCACGCAACGCCAGCTGGCCATGGGCCCGGGATTCAGTCTGAAGTTTTGA